In Anaerolineales bacterium, the following proteins share a genomic window:
- a CDS encoding SUMF1/EgtB/PvdO family nonheme iron enzyme, translating to MTVSLTSSSVFDILGILLFIVGVFLLAVGFNVVQVDKKKKGVGVSGGQRTTIFGLLLLFVGIVFLFFVPQQRDDRPDSVSTSTLSSAVNNGSPNFAPEPFPTNSPSVTALIGDSTATITLTPPITNESPTIPVNELRISPIDGMTLLFVPAGEFIMGSLISNADADEFPKHIVYLHPYYIDQTEVTNAMFQLCIDARVCKVPTMTHLLQDPRFANHPVVFVSWSDADTYCKWAGRMLPTEAQWEKAARGIDGRTYPWGDGIDVSFANYGGYADSITAVGSYPKGASTYGAMDMVGNVWEWVFDWYDPNYYQKSRYENPPGPETGDNRVFRGGSWASESYKVRSSYRSHREPNYFDENLGFRCALPGP from the coding sequence ATGACAGTGAGTTTAACCTCCTCATCAGTTTTCGATATTTTGGGAATTTTGTTGTTTATCGTTGGTGTATTTCTCCTAGCGGTTGGCTTTAATGTTGTGCAAGTTGATAAGAAAAAGAAGGGAGTTGGAGTCTCAGGAGGACAAAGAACCACTATTTTTGGCTTGCTATTGCTTTTTGTTGGGATTGTATTTTTATTTTTTGTTCCTCAACAAAGGGATGACAGGCCTGATTCTGTCTCGACATCAACACTGTCCTCTGCGGTAAATAACGGATCGCCTAACTTTGCTCCCGAACCCTTTCCTACAAATTCACCGAGCGTTACAGCACTAATAGGCGACTCGACTGCTACTATCACTTTGACGCCACCAATTACCAATGAGTCGCCTACCATACCAGTCAATGAATTGCGAATATCACCAATCGATGGCATGACATTGTTGTTTGTTCCAGCAGGCGAGTTTATTATGGGTAGCTTAATCTCAAATGCTGATGCTGACGAATTTCCCAAACATATAGTGTATTTACACCCTTATTATATCGACCAAACAGAAGTTACGAACGCGATGTTTCAATTGTGCATTGACGCAAGGGTGTGTAAAGTGCCTACAATGACGCACTTGCTTCAAGATCCAAGATTTGCAAATCATCCAGTAGTTTTTGTCTCTTGGAGCGATGCTGATACTTATTGTAAATGGGCTGGAAGAATGTTGCCAACTGAGGCTCAATGGGAAAAGGCAGCTCGTGGTATTGATGGTCGCACATATCCATGGGGAGATGGGATAGACGTGAGTTTTGCAAATTATGGAGGTTACGCCGACTCCATAACTGCAGTGGGAAGTTATCCGAAAGGGGCTAGTACTTACGGAGCAATGGATATGGTTGGCAATGTGTGGGAATGGGTTTTTGATTGGTATGATCCAAATTATTATCAAAAGTCTCGATACGAGAATCCTCCTGGACCTGAAACTGGAGATAATCGAGTGTTTCGGGGCGGATCATGGGCATCTGAATCATACAAAGTTCGATCATCATACCGAAGCCATCGAGAGCCAAATTATTTTGACGAGAATTTAGGTTTTCGATGTGCTTTACCTGGACCTTAA
- the nuoL gene encoding NADH-quinone oxidoreductase subunit L, which translates to MTTETLIWLIPLPPALAFFLIVLFTNRNKALSHTIAVGAAFLSWLGSMIVFVRALRVESLGENPFESSVNWLPTGDTWFRAGVLVDPLTAVTLFFVAWTVLMIFIYSVGYHNFGQPAGDHDHKGLPPHGATIEEHGHKHVVPSVEPLYSRFFAFIGLFAFGMFTLVISDNLLTLFVGWEIMGLCSYLLIGFWYGKKSARDAAVKAFMTTRIGDVFMLLGIAYLYSVTGTLSFREIFTETTLRTLASIPSMVNGLSSAGLIGLLLFIGAIGKSAQFPLHVWLPDAMEGPTPVSAMIHAATMVSGGVYTAIRMFPLLSLDSTTMSIVAFIGAFTALFAATIALAQNDIKRVLAYSTISQLGFMIAALGIGAYVAAVFHLITHAFFKALLFLGSGSVIHGMEHGVLHTGNHKTDPQDMFNMGGLKNKMPITFWTFLIGGFALSGFPIVTAGFWSKDEILADAFAHNLPVFVTLAVAAFLTAFYTMRQITLTFLGEPRTKEATHAHETPWTMTSPLVVLSVLAIGYGWIGIPEHFPLLGGLVPNWLHDFVGGTLAEHPEALEFNVVPLLTSLVVALGGLGLGYLMYRNVNSPAEDRLQLGFLKNKYYFDEIYDVVFIKPITWFADKVVYQIMDKGFIDGILHLFGPGTQGIGDGIRNYFDLPVINKFFGDGSANATYFSGEKLRLAQTGRIQQYLMLALILFLAIGAALYFFVIAA; encoded by the coding sequence GTGACAACCGAAACCCTCATCTGGCTAATTCCTCTCCCTCCTGCGCTGGCGTTCTTTTTGATCGTGCTGTTCACGAATCGGAACAAGGCGCTCAGTCACACGATTGCCGTCGGCGCGGCGTTCCTTTCGTGGCTCGGAAGCATGATTGTGTTTGTGCGCGCGCTGCGTGTCGAGAGTCTGGGCGAGAATCCGTTTGAGTCTTCGGTCAATTGGCTACCGACGGGCGATACGTGGTTTCGGGCTGGCGTTCTCGTTGACCCGCTCACTGCGGTGACGTTGTTCTTCGTCGCGTGGACTGTGTTGATGATTTTCATTTACAGCGTTGGCTATCACAACTTCGGTCAGCCCGCAGGCGACCACGACCACAAGGGTTTGCCTCCGCACGGAGCGACTATCGAAGAACATGGGCACAAGCATGTTGTTCCGTCCGTTGAGCCGCTTTACTCGCGCTTCTTCGCCTTCATTGGATTGTTCGCTTTCGGCATGTTCACCCTCGTGATTTCGGACAACCTGCTGACATTGTTCGTCGGCTGGGAGATCATGGGCTTGTGTTCGTACCTGCTGATCGGTTTTTGGTATGGGAAAAAATCCGCCCGCGACGCGGCAGTCAAAGCGTTCATGACCACCCGCATCGGCGATGTGTTCATGCTCCTCGGCATCGCCTATTTGTATTCCGTCACTGGCACACTTTCATTCCGAGAAATTTTCACTGAAACAACTCTGCGCACGCTTGCAAGCATACCGTCCATGGTCAATGGTCTATCGTCCGCGGGTTTGATCGGCTTGCTCCTCTTCATCGGCGCGATCGGCAAATCGGCGCAATTTCCGCTCCACGTGTGGCTTCCCGATGCGATGGAAGGACCGACTCCCGTCAGCGCGATGATTCACGCCGCGACGATGGTGTCGGGCGGCGTATACACTGCCATCCGCATGTTCCCGCTCCTCAGCCTCGACTCGACCACGATGAGCATTGTCGCGTTCATCGGCGCGTTTACCGCGTTGTTTGCCGCCACCATCGCCCTCGCGCAAAACGACATCAAACGTGTGCTGGCGTATTCGACAATCTCGCAACTCGGTTTCATGATCGCCGCGCTCGGCATCGGCGCGTACGTCGCGGCGGTGTTCCATCTCATCACGCACGCGTTCTTCAAAGCCTTACTCTTCCTCGGCTCAGGCTCGGTCATTCACGGCATGGAGCACGGCGTCCTTCACACGGGGAATCACAAAACCGATCCGCAGGACATGTTCAACATGGGCGGCTTGAAAAACAAAATGCCGATCACATTTTGGACGTTCCTCATCGGCGGCTTCGCGCTTTCAGGTTTTCCCATTGTCACGGCTGGATTTTGGTCGAAAGACGAAATCCTCGCCGACGCGTTCGCGCACAACTTGCCCGTGTTCGTGACTCTCGCCGTCGCCGCGTTCCTCACCGCGTTCTACACGATGCGCCAGATCACGTTGACTTTCCTCGGCGAGCCGCGCACGAAGGAAGCCACGCACGCGCACGAGACTCCCTGGACGATGACGTCTCCGCTCGTCGTCCTCTCGGTTCTTGCCATCGGGTATGGCTGGATCGGCATCCCCGAGCATTTCCCCCTCCTCGGCGGACTCGTCCCGAACTGGTTGCATGATTTCGTCGGCGGGACTCTCGCCGAACACCCCGAAGCGCTCGAGTTCAACGTCGTGCCGCTGCTTACCTCGTTGGTCGTCGCCCTCGGCGGATTGGGTCTCGGCTACTTGATGTATCGCAACGTCAACTCACCCGCCGAGGACAGATTGCAACTCGGCTTTCTCAAAAACAAATATTACTTCGACGAAATTTACGATGTTGTCTTCATCAAACCCATCACGTGGTTTGCCGATAAAGTCGTTTACCAGATCATGGACAAAGGCTTCATTGACGGCATCCTGCATCTCTTCGGTCCTGGCACGCAAGGTATCGGCGACGGCATCCGCAATTACTTCGATTTACCCGTCATCAACAAATTCTTCGGCGACGGCTCGGCAAACGCAACCTATTTCTCTGGTGAAAAACTTCGCCTCGCGCAAACGGGACGCATCCAGCAATATCTCATGCTTGCGCTGATTCTCTTCCTCGCTATCGGCGCGGCGTTGTATTTTTTCGTGATTGCCGCGTAG
- a CDS encoding NADH-quinone oxidoreductase subunit J translates to MTVDQIVFLAVALLTLFAALRVVTTGNIVHAAFWLIAALFGVAVIFALLNASFLAVVQVVVYIGAIAMLFIFAVMLTRKEMRDRGPQLNPNWRFGALLAAVAFGGLLLIVNGWSGVTKTASAVPSDFDAVSALGNALVSPDAYVLPFEVASVLLVAALIGAVYVAFNQK, encoded by the coding sequence ATGACCGTTGACCAGATTGTTTTCCTTGCAGTTGCTTTGCTCACGTTGTTTGCCGCGCTGCGCGTAGTGACGACAGGCAACATCGTCCATGCCGCGTTTTGGTTGATCGCCGCGCTGTTCGGCGTGGCGGTGATCTTCGCTTTGCTCAATGCAAGTTTTCTCGCCGTTGTTCAGGTTGTGGTGTACATCGGAGCGATTGCGATGCTGTTCATCTTCGCGGTGATGCTCACCCGCAAAGAAATGCGTGACCGTGGTCCGCAGTTGAATCCCAATTGGCGATTCGGCGCATTGCTGGCGGCGGTCGCGTTTGGCGGACTGCTCCTGATCGTCAACGGTTGGAGCGGCGTCACGAAGACTGCGTCAGCCGTCCCGTCGGATTTTGACGCGGTGTCGGCGTTGGGCAATGCCCTTGTCTCACCCGACGCGTACGTCCTGCCGTTTGAAGTGGCGTCGGTGCTACTCGTCGCCGCGTTGATCGGCGCGGTGTATGTGGCGTTCAATCAAAAATAG
- a CDS encoding trimethylamine methyltransferase family protein yields the protein MSFAELLTQEQIEKIHEASLEILQEAGMKVRYEPARELFANHGCSVDGERVKFPREVVEKYRKMAPPSFTFHARDPKFEKTIPRDSPVVVTASSAPDIIDPVTGKERRAESADIARIAHLINELPGYDMFSISTLADDAPKDQFTISRLYPALKYCLKPIRATTTDHKDTLTMMEMAYIVAGGEEAYKEHPFLTHHYCPTVSPLTMDVLSTQNVMFFAGEGLPVYPTIVPNAGLTSPMSMAGTLVQGNAEYLATCTLMQMVKEGTPTIYATLATVADMRTGAYTSGAIECGMLHMTFAQLARFYHVPCGSYIGLTNSKLNDAQAGYETGMSSMGGLVGGLDMFNIGGLIDALKTFDFAKAVIDDEVAQMLKRVKRGISFNDDDLAVDLIKEIGPGGSYIVAKHTINRMKTEAVMTKIADRDARTIWEKKGALDINARALNKAKEIMSKNTEPLISPEVDAKLRAAFPGLVAGELVPIE from the coding sequence ATGTCATTCGCAGAACTTCTCACGCAAGAACAAATCGAAAAAATTCACGAAGCGTCGCTGGAGATTCTTCAGGAGGCGGGAATGAAAGTCCGCTATGAGCCAGCACGTGAGTTGTTTGCCAACCATGGCTGTTCGGTGGACGGCGAGCGCGTGAAGTTCCCGCGCGAGGTTGTGGAAAAATATCGCAAGATGGCGCCGCCGTCGTTCACGTTCCATGCCCGCGATCCGAAATTCGAAAAAACGATTCCACGCGATAGCCCTGTCGTTGTCACAGCGAGTTCGGCGCCCGACATCATTGACCCAGTTACGGGGAAGGAACGACGCGCCGAGTCGGCTGACATTGCGCGCATCGCGCATCTCATCAACGAATTGCCAGGGTACGATATGTTCTCCATCTCCACGCTGGCGGATGACGCACCGAAGGATCAATTCACCATCTCACGCTTGTATCCTGCGCTCAAATACTGTCTCAAACCTATCCGCGCCACAACGACCGATCACAAAGATACGCTGACTATGATGGAAATGGCGTATATCGTCGCAGGCGGAGAGGAAGCGTACAAAGAGCATCCTTTCCTCACGCATCATTATTGCCCAACTGTTTCGCCGCTCACGATGGATGTTCTCTCAACTCAAAATGTGATGTTCTTCGCGGGTGAAGGACTTCCGGTTTATCCGACCATCGTGCCGAACGCAGGGTTGACCTCGCCGATGTCTATGGCGGGGACGCTGGTGCAGGGCAACGCGGAATATCTCGCGACTTGCACGTTGATGCAAATGGTGAAGGAAGGCACGCCGACGATCTACGCGACCCTCGCGACTGTCGCGGACATGCGGACTGGCGCGTACACTTCGGGCGCCATCGAGTGCGGGATGTTGCACATGACTTTCGCTCAGCTGGCGCGGTTTTATCACGTGCCATGCGGCAGTTACATCGGCTTGACCAATTCCAAGCTCAACGACGCGCAGGCTGGTTACGAGACGGGCATGTCCAGCATGGGCGGACTTGTCGGCGGCTTGGACATGTTCAACATCGGCGGACTGATCGACGCGTTGAAGACGTTCGATTTTGCCAAAGCCGTGATTGACGATGAAGTGGCGCAGATGTTGAAGCGTGTTAAGCGCGGCATTTCGTTCAACGACGACGATCTCGCAGTTGACCTCATCAAGGAGATTGGTCCTGGTGGTTCGTACATCGTTGCCAAGCACACGATCAACCGCATGAAGACGGAAGCCGTGATGACCAAGATCGCCGACCGCGACGCGCGTACCATCTGGGAAAAGAAAGGCGCGCTGGATATTAACGCCCGCGCGTTGAACAAAGCTAAAGAGATCATGTCGAAGAATACCGAGCCGTTGATCTCGCCTGAGGTTGACGCAAAACTCCGCGCCGCGTTCCCTGGTTTGGTGGCAGGCGAGTTAGTGCCGATTGAATGA
- the ndhC gene encoding NADH-quinone oxidoreductase subunit A, whose translation MNSWVYVGLFLIVGMIIPVGAIVAAWVLNPKKPNPIKQTTYECGIETVGDTWVQFKAQYYIFALVFLIFDVETVFLFPWAVKLGQLGMFAVIEGIIFILILVVGLVYTWRKGMLEWV comes from the coding sequence ATGAATTCTTGGGTGTATGTTGGTTTGTTCTTGATCGTGGGCATGATCATTCCAGTTGGCGCGATTGTAGCGGCATGGGTGCTGAACCCGAAAAAGCCGAACCCCATTAAGCAGACCACGTACGAATGCGGCATCGAAACGGTGGGCGACACGTGGGTGCAATTCAAAGCGCAGTATTACATTTTCGCTCTCGTGTTTTTGATCTTCGATGTGGAGACCGTTTTTCTCTTTCCGTGGGCGGTGAAACTGGGTCAACTCGGTATGTTCGCCGTGATCGAAGGCATCATCTTCATTCTCATCCTTGTCGTCGGCTTGGTGTACACATGGCGAAAGGGAATGCTGGAATGGGTGTAA
- a CDS encoding NADH-quinone oxidoreductase subunit H: MDFLKDPLKVAADWLLGIFAGWGMAELWADILVAFLGIFVLIALLMLLDILLVWIERKVVSRFQSRIGPNRLGPFGLIQPFADIIKLLIKEDTTPEGADRALYNLAPILSMMSVLILWAVVPLAPTILGVDLNVGVLYIIAAGAIGTLSIIMAGWSSNNKYSLIGGFREVAVMLSFEIPMLTVMLIPTIFTGSMGIGAITQAQDVWFFFLAPLAAVIFLIAAIAELGRSPFDMGEAESELISGYNIEYSGMKFGMFYAGELLHAFTFGGFWAILFFGGYRFFGLEQVSAFLAIAVLFFKAFIGYWIIMWVKYTLLRIRIDHMLAFNWKFLTPVAFTLLMTTAFMNALLADVSTWLRIGGMFLSNVLVAWAALETARYYSRKEREKVDGTQKVAPT, encoded by the coding sequence ATGGATTTTCTCAAAGACCCTCTGAAAGTCGCGGCTGATTGGCTGTTGGGAATTTTTGCGGGATGGGGCATGGCTGAACTGTGGGCGGATATTCTGGTCGCCTTCCTCGGCATCTTTGTATTGATCGCCCTGCTCATGCTGTTGGATATTTTGCTCGTGTGGATCGAACGCAAGGTGGTCTCGCGCTTTCAATCCCGCATCGGACCGAATCGCCTCGGACCGTTCGGGCTGATCCAGCCATTCGCCGACATCATCAAACTTTTAATTAAAGAAGACACCACTCCCGAAGGCGCGGATAGGGCGCTGTACAACCTCGCGCCGATTCTCTCGATGATGTCTGTGTTGATTTTGTGGGCGGTGGTGCCGCTCGCGCCGACCATCCTTGGCGTGGATTTGAACGTTGGTGTGCTATATATCATCGCCGCCGGAGCGATCGGCACGCTTTCGATCATCATGGCGGGCTGGTCGTCGAACAATAAATATTCGCTCATCGGCGGCTTCCGTGAAGTGGCGGTGATGCTCTCGTTTGAAATCCCGATGCTGACCGTGATGCTCATCCCGACGATCTTTACCGGTTCGATGGGCATCGGCGCGATCACGCAGGCGCAGGATGTGTGGTTCTTCTTCCTCGCTCCGCTTGCGGCGGTCATTTTCCTCATTGCCGCGATCGCCGAACTGGGGCGCTCTCCGTTCGACATGGGCGAAGCGGAATCGGAGTTGATCTCTGGCTACAACATCGAATATTCGGGTATGAAGTTCGGAATGTTCTACGCGGGCGAACTCTTGCACGCGTTCACCTTTGGCGGTTTTTGGGCGATTCTGTTCTTCGGCGGCTATCGCTTCTTTGGGCTGGAGCAGGTCAGCGCGTTCCTTGCGATTGCGGTTTTATTCTTCAAAGCCTTCATCGGCTATTGGATCATCATGTGGGTGAAATACACCCTGCTCCGCATCCGCATTGATCACATGCTCGCCTTCAATTGGAAATTCCTCACGCCTGTCGCTTTCACGCTGTTGATGACGACTGCCTTCATGAATGCGCTTCTCGCGGACGTTTCAACCTGGCTCCGCATAGGCGGCATGTTCCTCTCGAACGTTTTGGTCGCGTGGGCGGCGCTCGAAACGGCGCGGTATTACAGCCGCAAAGAACGTGAGAAAGTGGATGGTACGCAGAAAGTAGCGCCGACTTAA
- a CDS encoding FAD-dependent oxidoreductase has protein sequence MKSQAEIVIIGGGIYGASVAYHLHKLGKKDIVLLEKGDIASGESSHAAGVVTQFATSKTMMSFRKYSIELWSELGFFNHVGSLRVASSAEQLKELERSVSRAKAIGMEVEIISPAEAIRIMPQITDKDLYGAIYLPRDGHLSPYDTTTGLARIVKEMGVEVNTHTRVTGIELSPRGEIQAVVTDKGKIKTNLVVNAAGMWAPRIAAMVGVPLPTTPVDHQHITLKAVEGHEFPKNTPCLRDPDNLVYMREEQGGLVIGGYEPNPPARWVDGVPWEHGNATVPHSYQRFEMLLEGAIRRIPFLKDAGIIDITCHPGAYTPDCQPMLGPIPSARGMWMLAGMSLNGYGGAGGMGKLLAEWIVEGEAPMDVNAFRATRFGNYFTDPQYAAERTVESVKYYYAIRFPNDENEAARPHRVSPVYHRTQELGAVFGEKFGWERVLYYSPDKKWRRAGADQKSWGWNKPPYFERVGEEHKATRERATLFDLTSFGKIEVTGRDALQLLQRVTDTNMDKPIGSATYTQFLNTRGGVEADVTVTRFEQNKFWVVTGSGFIANDLAWLQMHIEQDEDVTLRDITTDYACLALWGPLSRSVLSTVTPDSVSNEAFPHLSARFVTINGVKVWAQRVSYVGELGWELYIPNNRASMVWDLLMQAGKEVNMEVGGYKCLDSLRLEKAYRYYTTDVTPLETPYEAGLGFCVNLDKGDFIGKSALIEKKQKGFATKLCTLVLDGEDFTQIYGGEAIYHEGKVLTRVRSGGYGYTVKKNILLAYLPLELAKAGSRVDVELIEGMRVAEVTAPVLYDPKGERLKV, from the coding sequence ATGAAATCACAAGCAGAGATCGTAATCATCGGCGGCGGAATATATGGAGCGAGCGTCGCCTATCATTTGCATAAACTGGGCAAGAAAGATATTGTCCTGCTCGAAAAAGGCGATATCGCCAGCGGAGAGTCGTCTCACGCCGCGGGGGTGGTGACGCAGTTCGCCACATCCAAGACGATGATGTCGTTCCGCAAATATTCTATCGAGTTGTGGAGCGAACTCGGTTTTTTCAACCACGTTGGGAGTTTGAGAGTCGCGTCTAGCGCGGAACAGCTCAAAGAGTTGGAAAGAAGCGTGAGTCGGGCGAAGGCGATCGGCATGGAGGTGGAGATCATCTCCCCAGCCGAAGCAATCCGCATCATGCCGCAGATCACGGACAAAGATCTCTATGGAGCGATCTATCTGCCGCGCGACGGTCATCTTTCGCCGTACGACACAACGACGGGCTTGGCGCGCATCGTCAAAGAGATGGGCGTGGAGGTGAACACGCACACGCGCGTCACGGGGATCGAACTGTCGCCGCGCGGCGAAATTCAGGCGGTCGTCACCGATAAAGGAAAAATCAAAACGAATCTCGTCGTCAACGCGGCAGGGATGTGGGCGCCGCGCATCGCCGCGATGGTCGGCGTGCCGTTGCCGACGACGCCCGTTGATCATCAACATATTACTTTGAAGGCGGTCGAGGGACACGAGTTCCCGAAGAACACGCCGTGTTTGCGCGATCCCGATAATTTGGTGTACATGCGTGAAGAGCAGGGTGGACTCGTGATCGGCGGCTATGAACCCAACCCACCTGCAAGGTGGGTTGACGGCGTGCCATGGGAACATGGCAACGCGACGGTGCCGCATTCGTATCAGCGTTTTGAAATGCTGTTGGAGGGCGCCATCCGCCGCATCCCATTTTTGAAAGACGCGGGCATCATTGACATCACCTGCCACCCTGGCGCGTACACGCCCGATTGCCAGCCCATGCTCGGACCTATCCCCAGCGCGCGCGGCATGTGGATGTTGGCGGGCATGTCGCTTAACGGCTATGGCGGCGCGGGCGGCATGGGCAAACTGCTCGCTGAATGGATCGTCGAAGGCGAAGCGCCGATGGACGTCAACGCGTTCCGCGCCACGCGCTTCGGAAATTATTTCACCGATCCGCAATATGCCGCCGAGCGAACCGTCGAGAGCGTGAAATATTATTACGCCATTCGATTCCCCAACGACGAAAATGAAGCGGCGCGTCCGCATCGAGTGAGTCCTGTTTATCATCGCACGCAGGAACTCGGCGCGGTATTTGGCGAAAAGTTCGGATGGGAGCGCGTGTTGTATTACTCGCCCGATAAAAAATGGCGGCGTGCGGGCGCGGATCAAAAAAGTTGGGGCTGGAACAAGCCGCCCTATTTCGAGCGCGTCGGCGAGGAGCACAAAGCCACGCGTGAACGCGCCACGCTGTTCGATCTCACATCATTCGGCAAGATCGAAGTGACGGGTCGCGACGCCTTGCAGTTGTTGCAACGCGTCACCGACACGAACATGGACAAGCCCATCGGCTCTGCGACGTACACGCAATTTCTCAACACACGCGGCGGCGTCGAGGCGGACGTCACCGTGACGCGCTTCGAGCAAAATAAATTTTGGGTGGTCACGGGTTCGGGTTTCATCGCAAACGATTTGGCATGGCTTCAAATGCACATCGAGCAGGATGAAGACGTGACTCTGCGCGACATCACAACGGATTACGCCTGCCTCGCGTTGTGGGGACCGCTGTCGCGCTCGGTTCTTTCCACGGTGACGCCTGACTCAGTTTCCAACGAGGCTTTTCCCCACCTTTCGGCGCGCTTCGTCACGATCAACGGAGTCAAAGTTTGGGCGCAGAGAGTCAGTTATGTGGGCGAACTCGGCTGGGAGTTGTACATCCCGAACAACCGCGCCTCGATGGTCTGGGATTTGCTGATGCAAGCAGGCAAAGAGGTGAACATGGAAGTCGGCGGTTACAAATGTTTGGATTCCCTCCGCCTCGAAAAAGCATATCGCTACTACACAACGGATGTGACCCCGCTCGAAACTCCGTATGAAGCGGGCTTGGGTTTTTGTGTGAATCTCGACAAGGGCGATTTCATCGGCAAGTCCGCGTTGATCGAAAAGAAGCAAAAAGGATTCGCCACAAAATTATGCACGCTGGTTTTAGACGGCGAAGACTTCACCCAAATCTACGGCGGCGAAGCGATCTACCACGAAGGCAAAGTCCTCACCCGCGTCCGCAGTGGCGGATACGGCTACACCGTGAAGAAAAACATCCTACTCGCCTATCTGCCGCTTGAATTGGCAAAAGCAGGCTCGCGCGTGGATGTGGAATTGATCGAAGGGATGCGCGTCGCAGAAGTGACCGCGCCTGTGTTGTATGATCCGAAAGGGGAGAGGTTGAAGGTATAA
- the nuoK gene encoding NADH-quinone oxidoreductase subunit NuoK codes for MVPLSWYLIFSAALFSVGLFGVLTRRNAVAILLGVELMLNSVNVNLAAFWRYGNVTDIAGQVFAIIVFAVAAAEVSVGLALVISIYRKRNTVIADDLDMLKF; via the coding sequence ATGGTGCCTCTCTCATGGTATCTCATTTTTTCGGCGGCGTTGTTCAGCGTCGGCTTGTTCGGCGTGTTGACGCGGCGCAACGCGGTTGCGATTCTGCTCGGCGTCGAGTTGATGTTGAACTCGGTCAACGTGAACCTCGCCGCGTTCTGGCGTTACGGCAACGTGACCGACATCGCAGGGCAGGTCTTTGCCATCATCGTCTTCGCCGTTGCCGCGGCAGAAGTGTCCGTCGGTCTTGCGTTGGTGATTTCCATTTACCGCAAACGCAACACGGTGATTGCGGATGATCTTGATATGTTGAAATTCTAG
- a CDS encoding carbohydrate kinase family protein — MPKSPPEYVGFGMLTPVEIMVLEKLPRHNTGAIVTEVNEFVFDDAAIVACLLRQWDVSAGMIGTAVGDDSRGHALAKRLKDWGVQGKVRFTKEYKTPLEVNVSDRKGARTYFWQRTPQILSTLDTADLSLIRGAKVLYVDWYDGSHVLRAMDEAKRLKVPVFVNLEHGHRYPDILKKYAERATFCQAVTDAAQLGGKRALIGTARKLLKSGIETAIITLAKGGCLVAHGDEIVRVFAPKVRAVDACGAGATFSAGFIHGYLKGWDLEKSARFATAAATLKVTRAGLQMFSTHEIQELAQTLKVEHWAFRNDRFEIIDRILDIPRQVAIQSQRAQRKLLRELKLRPKHESRSAEHHQVKAKRKTI, encoded by the coding sequence ATGCCAAAATCCCCTCCTGAATACGTCGGCTTTGGGATGCTGACGCCAGTTGAAATCATGGTGCTGGAGAAACTCCCTCGGCACAATACGGGCGCGATCGTGACCGAGGTCAACGAGTTTGTGTTCGATGACGCTGCGATCGTGGCGTGTTTGTTGCGCCAGTGGGATGTATCCGCAGGGATGATCGGAACGGCTGTCGGGGACGACTCGCGCGGTCACGCGCTGGCGAAACGGTTGAAGGACTGGGGAGTGCAAGGGAAAGTGAGATTCACGAAGGAGTATAAAACTCCGCTCGAAGTCAACGTGTCGGATCGCAAAGGCGCGCGGACGTATTTCTGGCAGCGCACGCCGCAAATCCTTTCCACGCTCGACACGGCGGATCTGTCGTTGATTCGCGGAGCAAAAGTCTTGTATGTGGATTGGTACGACGGCAGTCACGTTCTCCGCGCGATGGATGAGGCGAAGCGACTCAAAGTCCCTGTGTTTGTGAATCTCGAACACGGTCATCGCTATCCTGACATTCTCAAAAAGTATGCCGAGCGCGCTACGTTCTGTCAAGCAGTGACCGACGCCGCGCAACTCGGCGGCAAGCGCGCCTTGATCGGAACCGCGCGCAAATTATTGAAATCAGGAATCGAAACTGCGATCATCACGCTTGCCAAAGGCGGATGTCTCGTCGCTCACGGGGATGAAATCGTTCGGGTGTTCGCGCCAAAAGTAAGGGCGGTTGACGCGTGCGGCGCAGGCGCGACGTTCTCGGCGGGATTCATTCACGGCTACCTCAAAGGCTGGGATTTGGAAAAGTCCGCGCGGTTTGCCACCGCTGCCGCGACGTTGAAGGTCACGCGTGCGGGATTGCAGATGTTTTCGACCCATGAAATACAAGAATTGGCGCAAACGCTAAAAGTAGAACATTGGGCATTCAGAAATGATCGCTTCGAGATCATTGATCGGATTCTGGATATTCCTCGTCAAGTTGCCATACAAAGTCAACGCGCGCAGAGGAAACTTTTACGAGAGTTAAAATTGCGCCCCAAGCATGAATCGAGGAGCGCGGAGCATCATCAAGTGAAGGCGAAGAGAAAGACAATCTAG